The Saprospiraceae bacterium genome contains the following window.
GAGATGAAGATTGGTATTACAGACATGTGGTAAATTATTCCCCTTCAGCCAATGTAGTTGTTAAATACGATGAGACATCCCAAATAATCTTTTTTGATCATGTTGAAACATTTACAGATGTAAAATCAGGGGAAGTCGTACGAGCACCCGACGGAACATTTGAAGCATTAGAATTTAAAAATGAGTATTGGAATTATATCCCATATCAAAAAGGTGAAATTTTGCAAACTCCACCAAGAGAAAAGCCTATATTAAACAGTGATGGCAAAGATATTTTTGGAAAGAAAAAAGAAACCAAACAAAAATGATTTGTGTCAAACTTCTTTTTTTGAAAATTTAAACTGGATGACATTTCTGGTATTCAGATCAATTTTTGCATGGTCAGATCGTTGAAGCCCGCAAATCCACAAAATATTTTCTTCAGTTGTTAATAGATACATTTTCTCCTTCTCATAGATACCAAGTTTGGAATCAGTGAATACATCCTGGATTTTTTTATGTTTTCCATTCATTCCAAAAACTTGAATGCGATCCCCAGGCTCCCATTTTCTTACTCTGAGAGGATATTTAAGTTGCGCACTATCAAAATAACAAAAGTTAGAATCTGAAAATAAAAGTTCAGATTCAGGATTACCAATTGTCCATTCCAAAATGCCATAATCCAATTCTAAAGTTCCTGTACTTGTATAAATAAGGTGTTCTGCTTCTTTTGAATGTGAAGTATTTATTTTTCTTATTTTAATTCCGTCGGGATGGATCGCAAGTTCGTAATTTGATCGGCTATAAAATAGTTTCCCACTCTTGTCTTGGTTGAATTTAATTTGTTGTATTGTTTCTGGATGAAAATCTAGATCTGAAAGATACCAACTTAAAAAGCAGGATGGATTTGTTGCGGCAATGCTGATTTCTGATTCTGAAATTTTAACATGGTGGTTTTTCCAGGATTCGTATAAATTTTGAAGTAAAGGGATTAACTCCTGGAGATGATCCATACTTCTTCTGGTCATTTGCTTAAATGCCGGGAGTCTTGATTCAATTAATGGCAAGACCTCATTTCTAAAAAAATTTCTTAAATAATAACTGGCTTCATTACTGCTGTCTTCCCGATAGGGAATATTGTTTTCGAGTGCATAGCTGCTTAGATCTGATTTTGAAAGTGGTAAAAACGGTCGAATGTGTATATCGGATTGCATGACCATGCCTTTGAGGCCATTAATACCACTTCCCCGGCTCAATTGCAAAAACAACAACTCAACCTGATCATCTGCATGATGTGCTGTTAACAAGTATTTAAAATGATGCTTCTTTATCAGCTCATCAAAAAATGCATACCGAGCTTTCCGAGCTT
Protein-coding sequences here:
- the tilS gene encoding tRNA lysidine(34) synthetase TilS yields the protein MIDNPRKVIQNQEMFSKNDLLLVAVSGGLDSMVLCDVLHKLQFNFSIAHCNYQLRIPDANYDQEMIRKWANDRQIQFYSKECVLPNSSNIQDQARKARYAFFDELIKKHHFKYLLTAHHADDQVELLFLQLSRGSGINGLKGMVMQSDIHIRPFLPLSKSDLSSYALENNIPYREDSSNEASYYLRNFFRNEVLPLIESRLPAFKQMTRRSMDHLQELIPLLQNLYESWKNHHVKISESEISIAATNPSCFLSWYLSDLDFHPETIQQIKFNQDKSGKLFYSRSNYELAIHPDGIKIRKINTSHSKEAEHLIYTSTGTLELDYGILEWTIGNPESELLFSDSNFCYFDSAQLKYPLRVRKWEPGDRIQVFGMNGKHKKIQDVFTDSKLGIYEKEKMYLLTTEENILWICGLQRSDHAKIDLNTRNVIQFKFSKKEV